In Embleya scabrispora, the DNA window GCTATGGCACCGGGATCCCCGGCGCCACCGTCACCGCCTGAACGCGGCACAGCCACAGGCAGACGAAGACGCCCCGGGTCCGGTACCCGGGGCGTCTTCGCGTTCGTGTCGAGGCCCCGGATCCGACCCCTTCCGGAGAGCAGGCCGCATGGACGACACCACCATCACCCCGCCGCAGACGCCCGAGGCCGTGATCGACACGGGCCGCGCCCGCATCGACGACCTCGACCGGCGGATCATCGCGCTGATCACCGAGCGGGTGGACATCTCCGTCGAGATCCAGCGGGTCCGCGTCGCGGCGGGCGGCGCCCGCGTGCAGCTGTCCCGCGAGATGGAGGTCATCGCCCGCTACCGCGAGGGGCTGGGCAAGCCGGGCACCACGGTCGCGCTGACCCTTCTGGAGTTGTGCCGCGGCCGGGTCGGCCCCCGGGCGTAACCTCATCGCGCCGGCGGTCGTTGTGACTGATGGCCGGCCCGCTTCATGCGCGGGCCGGGCACCGCAAGGCCGCCGACGCGATGAGGCGCGCTCACCAGCGCGCCGTGGGACCTCGCGTTGGTGCCGTGACCGGGACGCAGGGGACAGCAACCGGTCACAACCCCGCCGGCGGCCGGTGTCGGGGACGCCCGACACCGGCCGCCGCGCCTTGGGTCGATCTGCGGATCGACCCCGGCGCGTCGGGCTTCGGCGTGCCCCATTCACCACGAATCCCACGCACCACCAAAGTCGCGCAACGCGGATCTTTCACACCAAAGCCGTCGGCAGCGCCAAGAGTAGCGGGATTCCCCACCCCCATCGGTGGTTCCGGCGCAGTGCGCGACCGCCCCGGGGGCGTCCGGTTAGCGCAAATGACGATCATTAACCGGTTGATAAATGTCATTTTGCCCCGACTTGGCAGTCCCTCACTCGGCCGCGCTCGGCGAACGGAATTCACCCTTCCTCCGTCTCGCGCCCCGCGAGCCGCACACACGCCTGCCGGCGACCGGCGCGCGCCGGGTGTCGCGGGCACGGCACCCGTGGGCACCGGCCGCACGAGCGGATCAGCGCACGCGCAGGGTCTTCATGATGCGCAGGGACAGCGTCAGCGAGCGGGCCCACTGCTCGTCGGTCATGCCGAAGGGAGCGGCGATCGGGAGGAGCCGCTGGGTGGCCACGGTCTGCGCCTCGGTGAACTTCATGATCCCCTCCGCGCCGTGTCGTCGGCCGAGTCCGGAGTCGCCCATGCCGCCCATCGGGGCGCCCGCGCTGCCGTACGCGGCCGCGTAGCCCTCGTTGACGTTGACGGTGCCGGCGCGCAGTCGGCGGGCGAGTGCTTCGCCGTGTCGGGTGTCGCGGGTCCAGACGCTCGCGTTGAGGCCGTACGCGCTCTCGTTGGCGCGGGTGAGGACCTCCTCCTCCTCGGTGTAGCGGTACACCGACACCACCGGGCCGAAGGTCTCCTCGGCGCACACCGCCATCTCGGGGGTGACGTCGGCGAGCACGGTGGGTTCGTAGAACAGCGGGCCGAGGTCGGGTCGGGCCCTGCCGCCGACCAGCACCGTCGCGCCCGCCTCGCGGGCCTCGTCCACATGGCGGGTGACCGCGTCGAGTTGCCGACGCGAGACCAGCGAGCCCATGTCGGTGTCCCACCCGTAACCGGGCGCGAGGCGCATCGCCTGGATCCGGCCCAGGAAGCGGTCCACGAACGCGTCGTGCACGTCCTGGTGCACGTACATCCGCTCGATCGAGACGCACAGTTGGCCGGCGGAGGAGAAGCAGGCGCGCACCGCGCCCTCGGCGGCCCGGTCCAGGTCCGCGTCCGCCAGCACGATCATGGCGTTCTTGCCGCCGAGTTCCAGCGACGCGCCGACCAGTCGCTCGGCGGCGCGTCGGGCGACCTCGCGGCCGGTGCGGGTGGAGCCGGTGAAGCCGACGTAGTCGGCGCCCTCGACCACGGCGGTGCCGATCACGGGTCCGTCGCCGAGCACGATCTGCCACAGGTCCTCGGGCAGGCCGCAGTCGATCAGCACGTCCTGGGCCCACAGCGCGGTCAGCGCGGTCTGCGTGTCGGGCTTCATCACCACCGCGTTGCCCGCGACGAACGCCGGGATCGCGTCGCCGATGGACAGCGCCAGCGGGTAGTTCCACGGCGACACCAGTCCGACCACGCCCTTGGGGTGGCGCACCTCGACCGCCTTCGTCAGCACCGGCAGCGCGCCGGCGCGGCGGCGCTCGCGCAGGTAGCCCGCCGCGCGCCGGCCGTAGTGCCGCGAGCACAACGCGACGTCCAGGACCTCCTCGAAGGCGTGCTTGCGCGCCTTGCCGGCCTCGGTCTGCACGATGTCCAGGATCTCCGCCTGGCGCTCCAACACCCGGTCGTGAAAGCGCAGGAACACCGCGGCCCGCTCACGCACCGAACGCTTCGCCCACGCGGTCTGCGCGAGCCGCGCCCGGGCGAACGCGGACGTGACGTCCTCCGGGGTGGACTCGGGGAGTTCGGCGATCGGCGACCCGTCGAACGGACTACGGGTCGTCACCTTCGTCGGTACGGCGCCGGTCACCACGCGCCGCGCCAGTCGCTCGGCGGGCAGGTGGGGCACGACGATGGAGGCTGCTGCGGGCGCTGCGATGTCCGTCATGGCACCAGCCTAGACAGCGCTACTTTCGGGTAACAAGAACCGTCCGGCGCGCGGACGGGCCCGACCCGCCCGCACGCCGTTCCCGGGCCCGATTCAGTCGGTGTCGAGGTCGGCCAACGCCGACTCGATGGCGCGGTGATACGTGGGATACGCGTACATCATGTCCCGCAGCGTGGCCACCGGGACCGCCGCGCGCACGGCCACCACGAGCGCGCCCAGGATCTCGCCGCCGGCCGGACCGGCGGTGGTCGCGCCGACCAGTACACCCCGGTCGGCGTCCTCGATCACCTTCACGAAGCCGCGCGCGCCGGTGATGTGTCCGCGCGAGGAGGCGGCCAGGTCCGCGTGGCCGATCCGCACGGAGAGCCCGGCGGCGCGGGCCTGACGCTCGGTCAGGCCGACCGCGCCGATCTCCGGGTCGACGAACGTCACGCGCGGCAGCGCGCTGTGGTCCGCGTCGGGCCCGGCGGCGCCCCGACCGGCCGCGTGCAGGACCGCCTTGGTCACGATGGCCGACTGGTACATCGCCACGTGGGTGAACGCGCCCTGCCCCGTCACGTCGCCGACCGCCCAGACCGCGGGCGCCGTGCCGCCGGGCTGCACCCGCAACTGCCCGTCCACCGGCAGCGCGTGCGCGTGCGGGTCGACGCCCAGCGCCTCCGCGCCGAGCGCGGGCAGGTCCACCCGGCGGCCGGTGGCCACGAGCAGCTTCTCCGCCTCGATCGAACGCCCGTCGGACAACTCGACGGTGAACGTCTTCCCGTCGTGCGCGACCCGCTCGGCCCGTACGCCCAGGTGGATCTCGACGCCGTCCTCGCCCAGAGCCCATGCGGCCAGGTCGGAGGATTCCGGCTCCTCGACGGCCAACACCCGCTCGCCGTTCTCCACGATCGTCACCCGCGTGCCGAACCGAGCGAACACCTGGGCGAGTTCGAGGCCGATCGCGCCGCCGCCGAGCACCGCGAGCGAAGCCGGCGCCTCGGTGGTCTCGATCGCCTCGCGGTTGGTCCACAGCGGAGTGCCCGCCAGGCCCTCGATCGGCGGGACGAAGGCCTTGGTGCCGGTGCCGACCACGATCGCGTGCCGGGCCCGGAAGCGCCGCGCCCCGTCGGGGCCGGTGGCCTCGACGGTGTCCACGCCGGTGATCCGGCCGGCGCCGCGCACGAAGGTCATGCCCTTGTCGACCAGCCGGTCCACGGCCGCCGTGTCGTCCCAGTCGGCGGTCAACTCGCGAAGCCGTGCGGCCAGCGGCGCCCAGTCGGGGTGCTTCTCGGTCCGGGCCCGGGCCGCCGCGTACACCATCGCCTTGGACGGGATGCAGCCCCAGTACGGACACTCGCCGCCGACGAGGCCGTCCTCGATGCCCACCACGTCCAGTCCGGCCGAGGCGAGGTTCCCGGCGACGGCCTCACCGCCGACGCCGAGGCCGAGGACGATCACGTCGACGTCGACGGTCGCGACGTCTTGGGGGTGCTGCGTGCTCACTGGTGTACCTCCGGGGGTGGCTGGGCTCCCTCGGACCGTACCCCGGGACGGGTGTCGGACTCGCGCGTCACCGGGCCTGGAAGGACTCCGTCATCTTCTTGAACCGGTCCAGCGAGACCGTGTCCCAGTTGGTCTCGTAGGACGCCACGTACAACGCGTAGTCCCTGTTGCCGTTGGTCACGATGCCCAGATTGCTCGCGTGACTGGGGATCCGTTTGGTCGTGTCCTCGCCGATCGGGTCGCCCCGCCAGGTGTACTCCCACAGTGCGGCCTTGCGCGCGCCGGCCGGAACCGGGGTGTAGTCGCGGAGTTGCAGGCGCTCGTACCCGTCCTTCTTCTCCGCGGTCGGCTCGATCCGCGTGAAGTTGCCCTTGGGGTCGTTGCCGATCTGCGTCAGGCCGATCAGGTAAACCGTCTGGCGGTCCGCCGTCAGGTACTTGATCTGGTCGCCACTCGCGCCGGAGACCGTGCGGGTCGCACCCTTGGGCAGGAACAGGGAGAACCCGGACGGGTCCTTGACCAGTTCGTAGCCGGCGGGCGGGACCGACCCGTTCGACGCGGAGGCGGACGGTGACGCGGTGGGCGGAGCGGCGCTCGCCGGCGGCTGGGTCTGCGGCTGCGTGGCCGGCCCGGAGGCGGGCGGATTCGACGTCGCCTTGTCGCCCTTGTCGTCGTCCCGGGTGACCAGGAATCCCACCGCGGCGCCGCCCGCGATCAGCGCGACCACCAGTACCACGACCGCGACGATCCGGCCGCGGCGGCGCGGCTCGGGGCTCGGCTGGTGCGGCGGCGCGGGAGTGTGCGGGATGTGCGGCGGTTGCGGGGGTACGCCGGTGCGGGTCGGCGACGCCTCGGCGGGCGAATACGCCGGTTGCGACCAGGAGTTCGGCGGCGTGTTGCCGCCCGGATGTCCGGTCGCGCCCGTGTCGTGGCTCGGCTGCGCGTGCCCGTGCGGATCGTACGGCCGAGCCGGGGTGGTCGGCCCGCCGGGGTCGGCGACCGGGGTCGGCGGCGGCGGGACCGCGCCGTACTGCCGCGACGGCGTCGAGTTCGCCACCTCGCGCAGGATCCGGGCGCCGTCCTCCACGCTCATCCGCAGGTCGACGTCCTTGACCAACCAGCCCGCGATCACCGGTTCGAGCCCGCCCGCGTGCCGGGGCGGGTCGGCCTCGTCGTTCAGGATCGCGTTCAGCGTGCTGATCATGGTGCCCCGGCGGAAGGGGTTGCGTCCCTCGACCGCCATGTACAGCACCACGGCGAGCGACCACAGGTCGGCGGCGAGCAGCGGGCGTTTGCCCTCGGCCCGCTCCGGCGACAGGAAGTCCGGCGACCCGACCAGCATGCCGGTGGTGGTGAGCGTCGCGGTACCGGTCGCGGTGGCGATCCCGAAGTCGGTCAGCACCACCCGCCCGTGCGGGGTGACCAGGATGTTCGCGGGTTTGACGTCGCGGTGCAGCACACCCTTCTGATCGGCGGCGATCAGCGCGTCGAGCACCTTCAGGCCCAGTTCGGCGGCGTCCGCCGGGGTCAGCGTGCCCTGCGTCTCCAGGATCTCGGCAAGCGACTGGGCCTCGACCAGCTCCATCACGATCCACGGGATGCCGCCGTCCTCGACGACGTCGTGGATGGTGACCACGTTCGGGTGCCCGATCCGGGCGGCCGTGCGGGCCTCGCGCATCGTGCGCTCGCGGGCGAGCTCCTTCTCCTCGTCGTCGAGGTGGTCGGGCAGCCGCAGCTCCTTGATCGCGACGTCGCGGTGCAGCATCTCGTCCACGGCACGCCATACCGTGCCCATGCCGCCTCGGCCGAGCATGGTGCCCAACCGGTAACGCCCGCCGACCACCCGACCGCGCGTGCCCCCGGTCTGTGCCACGTACCCTCCCCGCATCGGCCGGCTGTCCCGCCGGCCATCTTCGGTCTGCAACCCGCCACATTAGATGCGACGCCCCGGGGTTCGGCGAGCGGATCCGCCGACCGGACCGTTTCGGGCCCGCCTCTCGCACCGCGTCGGCGGCCCCGCAGGCAGGCCCCGTCGCGCCCGTGACATGGGGTTTTCCGGCCGCGGGCGACCCGCGGTCGATGCTCGATCGGGTGGCGGCGAATCCGATCAGGTCGGCGTGCCCGCGCGGGTGGGCGGCGGGTCGGTGACCGGCGGGCGGGTGGTCGTGGCGGTCGTCGGCGGCTTGCTCGTGGTCGGCGGCCTCGTGGTGGGCGGGCGCGTCGTGGGCGGGCGGGTGGTCAACGTCTCCGTGTTCGTCGGCCGCGAGGTGCGGGTCGACCCGGATCCCTGGCTGCCAGTGCCCGGGGTGCCGTTGTCGTTGTTCCCGGCGCCGGTCGAGGAGCCGGTGGTGTGCAGCAGGTCGTTGCGGGTCCCGCTCCCGGGCGGGTTCGCGGCGCCCGAGACGACGGGCCGGGTGTCGGCGACCTTCACGTCGCCCGAGTCGCGACCGCCGCCACCGCCACCGCCCTGCCCGCCCAGCGCGTTCGGCACGAAGATCGCCAGCGCGGCCACCGCGGCGGCGACCATGGTGCCGAAGACGACGGCCTTGCGGCGCTTCTTCTTCGTGGCGGCGTCGGCCGCGGCCGACGAGCCGCCGGAGGAGCCGCCGGCCGGGCCGATCAGCACCGGGTTGACCCGGTCGTCGGCGGTGGCCGAGCCGTGCACCGCGTCGGTGGGCGACCAGGCGTGCGCGCCGGTCGCGGGGTAACCCCCGCCGGGACCGCCCGGATCGGCGGAACTGGCCGCGCCGAACGGCGGCACGGAGGCGGCCGGCGGCTGCCGCCAGTCCGGCTCGGGCCCGGGCTGCGGCGTCGGTATCGGCGTCGACGGGGTCTGCGGGGTCGGCGGCGGGGCCGGCTGCCAGGACGAGCGGGTGGCACCGCGGACGCCGCCCGGGTCCTCGACGGTCGCGGTGCCCGGCGGGATCGGGCCGGCCGCGTTCCACGGGTCCTCGGGAAGCGGCTCGACGTCGACCAGCGCGGCGGTCAGGAGTCGTTCGGTGGTGTCCTCGTCGGCCCGTTCCAACGGGTCCTTGCGCAGCAGTGCCTCGATGGCCGGCCACAACGCGCCGGACTGCCGGGGCGGCGCGGGCTCGTCGGTGAGCACCGCGCTGAGCGTGTCCATCGCGCCCGACCGGCGAAACGGCGAGAAACCCTCCACCGCCTGGTACAGGGTCACCCCGAGCGACCACAGGTCGGAGGCCGGACCGGGCCGACGCCCGAGCACCCGCTCCGGCGCCAGGTATTCGGGCGAGCCGACCAGCATCCCGGTCGCGGTGAGGGTGACGGAGCCGGCCACGGTGGCGATGCCGAAGTCGGTCAGCACGATCCGGCCACCGGGCGCCATCAGGATGTTGCTGGGCTTCACGTCGCGGTGCAGGACGTCGGCCGCGCGGGCGGCGCGCAGCGCGGCGAGCACCGCCAGGCCGACCTCGGCCGCCTCGTGCGGGGCCATCCGGCCCTCGTCGAGCACGTCGGTGAGCGAGGGCGCGCGGACCAGTTCCATCACGATCCACGGGCGCCCGTCGTCCTCGGCGACGTCGAAGATGGTGACCACGTTCGGGTGGGTGATCCGGGCGGCCGCGCGGGCCTCGCGCAGTGCCCGCTCGCAGCGCCCCTGGGTCTCCATCTCGTCCAGGTCGTCCGGGATCCGGACCTCCTTGACCGCGACGTCGCGGCGCAGCAGCTCGTCGAAGGCGAGCCACACCGTGCCCATGCCGCCTCGACCAAGCGGTTCGCCCAGGCGATAGCGCCCGTCCACCAGGCGGCCGTGCGAGCCGCTGTCGTGTGCCACGTGGTCCTCCCCAAGACCGTGGACACCACCCGATCCGCCCCGTCGGCGCGTCTTTGGCGTCACGTGTAGGACGTCCGGCGGGTGCCGAAGGTTCCGTTCCGGGCCGGGCTCAGCCGCCCGGCGTGAAACTCTCCCGCGCCGCGTCGAACGCCGAACGCACCAGCGCCGCGCCGCCGTCGGGGCCGGAGACCCAGAAGTCCCAGGTCCGGCCGTCCTCGACGAAGCGCATGTTGATGGATCGGCGCACCGTGCCCCGGTCGTTCCAGGTGAACTCCCAGAGCCCGGCGACCTGTCCGTGCACGGTCGTGCAGAGCAGGCGGATCAGGTGGTAGTCCGTGCCGTTTCCGATGAAGCTGCCCGGTCCCAGGCCCTTGGATGCCTGTATGACCAATTCGCCGCAGGGATCACCGTGCGCGTCGGACGCGTCGGGACGCACGCCGAGGCGGTACATGTCGTCCGTCGAGCGGTAGAAGACCCGCTCACCGGCCGCGTCGCGCACGGTCCACTCGGCGGGCACGAGCACGCTGAACGCACCGCGCGCGATGACCCGCCGAAACCCGCCCGCCGGGTCGACCGGACCGGACCCGCCTGGAACGACGACGGCGCCACTCGCCTGTACGCCACCGACACCCTGCGGCCCGGAAGCGGTCGCCGAGGCCGCCCCCCGACGATCGGCCCGCTCCACCCACACCCCGACGGCCACCCCGACCACGGCAAGCAGCACCCCTACCACCACCGCACCCACCACGACGAACACCCGCCGCGACGACCGGCCGAACGCGGACCGCGCAACCGGGGCGGGCGACGCGACCGGGGCCACCGACGCGGCCGCGCCGAAGGGAAGTGCCGCCTGCGCCGACGCGGACGATCCGGGCGCCTCGGGCGACCCGGGCGGAAAGTCCGGCCCTCGCGGCGCGGGATGCGCGGGCGGGGCCGCCGACTCGGGCGGCGAGAGCGAGGCGGCCGGGACGGGCACCGCAACCGGGACCACGGACCCGGGCAACGCGGGCGGGCCGAGCACCTCGGGCAACCCGGGCGGACGGACCGACCCCGGCGGCGCGGGATGCGCGGGCGGGGCCGCCGACTCGGGCGGCGAGAGCGAGGCGGCCGGTGTCGGTGGAGTGTGCGCGCCCGGCAGGCCCGTCGGGTCCGCCGGCGGCGCCGCCTCCGCACCCGGCAGGGATGTCGCCGACAGGGCCGGGTCGGGGGCGGGGGGAGTGCGGCGCGCGCCCGTCCCGCGCCGCTCCCCCACTCCGCCCGCGCTCGCCGCCGCCAGCAACACGGCCGCGTCCGCCGCCGTCATCCGCGCGGCCGGATCCGGCGTGAGCAGCCCGAGCACCGCCTCGGCCAGCGGCCCGGCGTGGGTGGGCGGCGGGCACCTGCCCAGCGCCACCGCCTGCAACGTGGCCAGCGGATTGTCCCGGCGGAACGGCGAGAATCCCTCGACCATCTCGTACAACGTCACGCCCAGCGACCACAGGTCGGCCGGCGCCCCGGACGGCCGCCCGCTCGCCCGCTCCGGCGCCATGTACTCCGGGGTTCCCGCGGTCGCGCCGGTCTCGGTGACCGCGGGCGCGTCCGGGTGCGTCGCGATGCCGAAGTCGGTGAGCACCACGCCGTCGTCCTCGTCCACGATCACGTTGGCGGGCTTCACGTCCCGGTGCTCGATGCGGACCCGGTGCACGGCGGCCAGCCCCGCGAGCATGCGCGCGCCGATCCGCGCCACCCGCTCCGGCGCCATCGCGCCCTCGGCGATCAGCGCGGTGAGCGGCCGACCCGGCAGCAGTTGCATCACGATCCACGGCCGGCCGTCCTCGACCACGATGTCGAACACGGTGACCACGTTCGGGTGCCGGACCCGCCCGGCGGCCCGCACCTCGCGCTGCATCCGCGCCGAACGCCGGGCCACCTCCTCGGCGTCGAGCCAGTCGGGCAGCCGCAACTCCTTGATCGCCACGTCCCGCCCGATCTCCGGGTCGTGGGCCCGCCACACCACCCCCATGCCGCCGTGCCCCAGCACCTCCGTCAACCGGTACCGCCCCGCGAGTACGCGCCCACTCATCGCCGCCCCCGACCGGATCGTCTTCCGGGCCCGGTCAGCCGGCGATCGACAGGTGACGGCGGGCGTGCTCGTAATAGGCGCCGGCCGTGCCCCACAGGTCGTCGCGACCGCGCACGGTCAGCCAGTAGCGCAGGCCGGACGTGGTGCGCACGACCAGGTCCTTGCCGTGGTACGTGGTCAGGTCCTGGCCGCGCCAGACGTACTCCCACTCCGCGGCCTCGTGGCCCCGGTAGTCGATGGCCTGCAGGAGCAGCCGCTCGTAGTCCTCGCCGTCCAGCCGCTCCCGGCCGCCGACGCTGCCGTGCTCGCGGTGCGCGACCGACTCCTCGGGGGCCATCACGATGCCCCGGTCGACGGTGACGGTGACCGAGATCAGCCGGTCCGGGTCGGTCACCGTCAACCCGCTCTGGCTGTCCGTACAGGTCCAGCCCTCCGGCACGGGCAGCGCGAAGCCCAGATCGGTGCGGCGCCGCCGGCGCAGTCGCGGTATCACCTTGTTGTCCACGAGCGGACCGACCACCAGGCAGCCGCCGATCAGCGCGCCGACGACGATCGGGTTCGGATTGATCTTCGCCGCCTCCAGCGCGCCGCCGGCGATCACCCCGAGCAGCATCGCGACCGGCACCGACCGGGAGATCCGCCGGTGCGGCAACACCAGCCACACGCTCAGCGCGAGCGCGAGCAGCACGATCGTGTACATCCCGGTCCAGTTGCCGAACGCGGCCAGCCAGCGCGCGCCGGCTGCGGTGGCGATGCCGACCGAGGTCAGGATGGTCGTCCAGTGCCGGAACCACCAGCGCGGCCAGCGCCGGTAGCGGGCCCGGAACGCGCCGCCCTCGCGGGGCAGGCGCACGTTGGTGGAGGTCTCGTCCAGGCTCCCCCGGGCGCCGCCCCGGGTGCCCGTGCCCGCCCGGGCCGGCGGGCGCGGCGTGCCCGGCGCCCGCGACGTGCCGGGGCGCGGCGGGATGTGCGGATGTCCGGTCACCCGCACGCCGTGCCGCCGCACCGCGCCGGGCCGGGTCCGGTCCGGCACGAAACGCTCGGAGGTCGATCCGCCGGCCGCGGTCGGCGTCTGTTCGACGATCTCCAGGAGCAGTTCGCGCACCTGGGCCACCGAGCCGCGCCGGGCCGGGTCCTTGACCAGCAGCGCCTTCAGCACCGGGGTCAGCGGGCCGGCCAGGAAGATCTCCGGGAAGCGGCCCGCGGCCACCGCGCCGAGGGTGGCCGCGTGCGTGTTGCGGCGAAACGCCGGTCGGCCCTCGACCGCCTCGAACAGCGTCGCGCCCAGCGACCACAGGTCGGCCGGCGGCCCGGGCGGCTCGCCCGCGATCTGCTCCGGCGCCAGATATTCGGGCGAGCCGACCATCGCGCCGGCCTGGGTGAGCGTGGCGCTGTCCTCGACCGAGGCGACCCCGAAGTCGGTGAGCACCACCCGGCCGTTGCGGGC includes these proteins:
- a CDS encoding chorismate mutase, with amino-acid sequence MDDTTITPPQTPEAVIDTGRARIDDLDRRIIALITERVDISVEIQRVRVAAGGARVQLSREMEVIARYREGLGKPGTTVALTLLELCRGRVGPRA
- a CDS encoding succinic semialdehyde dehydrogenase, producing the protein MTDIAAPAAASIVVPHLPAERLARRVVTGAVPTKVTTRSPFDGSPIAELPESTPEDVTSAFARARLAQTAWAKRSVRERAAVFLRFHDRVLERQAEILDIVQTEAGKARKHAFEEVLDVALCSRHYGRRAAGYLRERRRAGALPVLTKAVEVRHPKGVVGLVSPWNYPLALSIGDAIPAFVAGNAVVMKPDTQTALTALWAQDVLIDCGLPEDLWQIVLGDGPVIGTAVVEGADYVGFTGSTRTGREVARRAAERLVGASLELGGKNAMIVLADADLDRAAEGAVRACFSSAGQLCVSIERMYVHQDVHDAFVDRFLGRIQAMRLAPGYGWDTDMGSLVSRRQLDAVTRHVDEAREAGATVLVGGRARPDLGPLFYEPTVLADVTPEMAVCAEETFGPVVSVYRYTEEEEVLTRANESAYGLNASVWTRDTRHGEALARRLRAGTVNVNEGYAAAYGSAGAPMGGMGDSGLGRRHGAEGIMKFTEAQTVATQRLLPIAAPFGMTDEQWARSLTLSLRIMKTLRVR
- a CDS encoding dihydrolipoyl dehydrogenase family protein, whose protein sequence is MSTQHPQDVATVDVDVIVLGLGVGGEAVAGNLASAGLDVVGIEDGLVGGECPYWGCIPSKAMVYAAARARTEKHPDWAPLAARLRELTADWDDTAAVDRLVDKGMTFVRGAGRITGVDTVEATGPDGARRFRARHAIVVGTGTKAFVPPIEGLAGTPLWTNREAIETTEAPASLAVLGGGAIGLELAQVFARFGTRVTIVENGERVLAVEEPESSDLAAWALGEDGVEIHLGVRAERVAHDGKTFTVELSDGRSIEAEKLLVATGRRVDLPALGAEALGVDPHAHALPVDGQLRVQPGGTAPAVWAVGDVTGQGAFTHVAMYQSAIVTKAVLHAAGRGAAGPDADHSALPRVTFVDPEIGAVGLTERQARAAGLSVRIGHADLAASSRGHITGARGFVKVIEDADRGVLVGATTAGPAGGEILGALVVAVRAAVPVATLRDMMYAYPTYHRAIESALADLDTD
- a CDS encoding protein kinase domain-containing protein encodes the protein MAQTGGTRGRVVGGRYRLGTMLGRGGMGTVWRAVDEMLHRDVAIKELRLPDHLDDEEKELARERTMREARTAARIGHPNVVTIHDVVEDGGIPWIVMELVEAQSLAEILETQGTLTPADAAELGLKVLDALIAADQKGVLHRDVKPANILVTPHGRVVLTDFGIATATGTATLTTTGMLVGSPDFLSPERAEGKRPLLAADLWSLAVVLYMAVEGRNPFRRGTMISTLNAILNDEADPPRHAGGLEPVIAGWLVKDVDLRMSVEDGARILREVANSTPSRQYGAVPPPPTPVADPGGPTTPARPYDPHGHAQPSHDTGATGHPGGNTPPNSWSQPAYSPAEASPTRTGVPPQPPHIPHTPAPPHQPSPEPRRRGRIVAVVVLVVALIAGGAAVGFLVTRDDDKGDKATSNPPASGPATQPQTQPPASAAPPTASPSASASNGSVPPAGYELVKDPSGFSLFLPKGATRTVSGASGDQIKYLTADRQTVYLIGLTQIGNDPKGNFTRIEPTAEKKDGYERLQLRDYTPVPAGARKAALWEYTWRGDPIGEDTTKRIPSHASNLGIVTNGNRDYALYVASYETNWDTVSLDRFKKMTESFQAR
- a CDS encoding serine/threonine-protein kinase, whose amino-acid sequence is MAHDSGSHGRLVDGRYRLGEPLGRGGMGTVWLAFDELLRRDVAVKEVRIPDDLDEMETQGRCERALREARAAARITHPNVVTIFDVAEDDGRPWIVMELVRAPSLTDVLDEGRMAPHEAAEVGLAVLAALRAARAADVLHRDVKPSNILMAPGGRIVLTDFGIATVAGSVTLTATGMLVGSPEYLAPERVLGRRPGPASDLWSLGVTLYQAVEGFSPFRRSGAMDTLSAVLTDEPAPPRQSGALWPAIEALLRKDPLERADEDTTERLLTAALVDVEPLPEDPWNAAGPIPPGTATVEDPGGVRGATRSSWQPAPPPTPQTPSTPIPTPQPGPEPDWRQPPAASVPPFGAASSADPGGPGGGYPATGAHAWSPTDAVHGSATADDRVNPVLIGPAGGSSGGSSAAADAATKKKRRKAVVFGTMVAAAVAALAIFVPNALGGQGGGGGGGRDSGDVKVADTRPVVSGAANPPGSGTRNDLLHTTGSSTGAGNNDNGTPGTGSQGSGSTRTSRPTNTETLTTRPPTTRPPTTRPPTTSKPPTTATTTRPPVTDPPPTRAGTPT
- a CDS encoding serine/threonine-protein kinase, translated to MSGRVLAGRYRLTEVLGHGGMGVVWRAHDPEIGRDVAIKELRLPDWLDAEEVARRSARMQREVRAAGRVRHPNVVTVFDIVVEDGRPWIVMQLLPGRPLTALIAEGAMAPERVARIGARMLAGLAAVHRVRIEHRDVKPANVIVDEDDGVVLTDFGIATHPDAPAVTETGATAGTPEYMAPERASGRPSGAPADLWSLGVTLYEMVEGFSPFRRDNPLATLQAVALGRCPPPTHAGPLAEAVLGLLTPDPAARMTAADAAVLLAAASAGGVGERRGTGARRTPPAPDPALSATSLPGAEAAPPADPTGLPGAHTPPTPAASLSPPESAAPPAHPAPPGSVRPPGLPEVLGPPALPGSVVPVAVPVPAASLSPPESAAPPAHPAPRGPDFPPGSPEAPGSSASAQAALPFGAAASVAPVASPAPVARSAFGRSSRRVFVVVGAVVVGVLLAVVGVAVGVWVERADRRGAASATASGPQGVGGVQASGAVVVPGGSGPVDPAGGFRRVIARGAFSVLVPAEWTVRDAAGERVFYRSTDDMYRLGVRPDASDAHGDPCGELVIQASKGLGPGSFIGNGTDYHLIRLLCTTVHGQVAGLWEFTWNDRGTVRRSINMRFVEDGRTWDFWVSGPDGGAALVRSAFDAARESFTPGG
- a CDS encoding serine/threonine-protein kinase gives rise to the protein MTDPEAPERLLAGRYRLGDQLGRGGMGTVWRAVDTMLDRDVAVKEMRLPRYEDDDERGTLSARMMREARAAARIDHPNVVTIFDVAEQDERPWIVMELVRGLSLAQELDKEGPIPPEQVAELGLRLLAALEAAHEVGVLHRDVKPANVLLARNGRVVLTDFGVASVEDSATLTQAGAMVGSPEYLAPEQIAGEPPGPPADLWSLGATLFEAVEGRPAFRRNTHAATLGAVAAGRFPEIFLAGPLTPVLKALLVKDPARRGSVAQVRELLLEIVEQTPTAAGGSTSERFVPDRTRPGAVRRHGVRVTGHPHIPPRPGTSRAPGTPRPPARAGTGTRGGARGSLDETSTNVRLPREGGAFRARYRRWPRWWFRHWTTILTSVGIATAAGARWLAAFGNWTGMYTIVLLALALSVWLVLPHRRISRSVPVAMLLGVIAGGALEAAKINPNPIVVGALIGGCLVVGPLVDNKVIPRLRRRRRTDLGFALPVPEGWTCTDSQSGLTVTDPDRLISVTVTVDRGIVMAPEESVAHREHGSVGGRERLDGEDYERLLLQAIDYRGHEAAEWEYVWRGQDLTTYHGKDLVVRTTSGLRYWLTVRGRDDLWGTAGAYYEHARRHLSIAG